A window of the bacterium genome harbors these coding sequences:
- a CDS encoding MinD/ParA family protein, with product MLDQAENLRQLVRQRQIEEGFMLPGCKIITITSGKGGVGKTNLTVNLAISFALMNKRVLILDADLGLSNVNIVIGLVPPPKYNLFHVISGQKEIKEILADGPCGVKVITGAVGVTRLSNISARKRKQFIDKLSSLFDSFDLILIDTSAGISPNVLSFILAANEVVLITTPEPTAIADAYGVIKASSSMNNDVNLKLVVNRITNIMEGKKVADRIVNIAGQFLNVKVENVGYLLDDPVVARAVREQAPFFLAYPKSKATDCIYHIRNKLANIPDDSLKYGIKGFFKRLFSSNGDEHLWD from the coding sequence ATGTTAGACCAGGCAGAAAATCTTAGACAACTGGTTAGACAAAGACAGATTGAAGAAGGGTTTATGTTGCCCGGCTGTAAGATAATAACCATAACAAGTGGTAAAGGAGGCGTTGGAAAAACTAATCTAACTGTAAATTTAGCCATCTCTTTTGCCTTAATGAATAAACGGGTCCTGATTTTAGATGCAGACCTGGGATTATCAAATGTAAATATTGTCATTGGTTTAGTGCCACCACCAAAATATAATCTATTTCATGTCATTAGCGGGCAAAAGGAGATTAAGGAGATTTTGGCTGATGGTCCCTGCGGCGTGAAGGTGATTACCGGGGCAGTTGGAGTTACCAGACTTTCCAATATTTCAGCCAGAAAACGCAAACAATTTATTGACAAATTAAGTAGTTTATTTGACTCATTTGATTTGATTTTAATTGATACCTCTGCGGGTATTTCACCAAATGTGCTATCATTTATCTTAGCCGCTAATGAGGTAGTGTTAATTACTACCCCTGAACCCACGGCTATTGCTGATGCTTACGGCGTAATAAAGGCAAGTTCATCTATGAACAATGATGTTAACCTGAAATTAGTGGTTAATAGAATAACAAATATTATGGAAGGGAAAAAGGTTGCTGACCGAATAGTAAATATCGCCGGTCAATTCTTAAATGTCAAGGTAGAAAATGTTGGGTATCTTTTAGATGACCCTGTGGTGGCAAGGGCAGTTAGGGAACAAGCACCGTTCTTCCTCGCTTATCCAAAATCAAAGGCAACAGATTGTATTTATCACATCCGTAATAAACTGGCTAATATACCTGATGATTCACTTAAGTATGGCATTAAGGGGTTTTTCAAACGATTATTTAGTTCAAATGGAGATGAACATCTATGGGATTAA
- the flhF gene encoding flagellar biosynthesis protein FlhF, which yields MMKYKTYEALTLQQAILKMTIDLGKDALLVSHRNIRKGGVWGLFGQKMVEVTAAVPMKSVPVPPTLPKTSQIITSSATPPPAQRVIYSTPTPPQPSIYYPSPKPSPPLKGKEVDTTSAVHKELLEIKAKMESMLGEVRGGKGPTYKYPGKSGELYIRLLQNEVDETLSETLIKRVIAESPGPLLEDEYYIEERLRNHISSLIKIGSPIQLVDGSPKIICLIGPTGIGKTTTLAKLAADFAFEKRKKVAIITVDTYRIAAVEQLKAYAEILNLPLEVVFTPSEFKTAIDKSSESNLILIDTAGRSQRNSMQLVELKSFIDSAGYRLEIFLLLSATTKDKELIDIVDNFKKVSFHKLIFTKLDETVTFGPILNLSTQIPQGIAYVTTGQNVPEDIEEANANKLAKLIIQ from the coding sequence ATGATGAAATATAAAACTTATGAGGCATTAACTTTACAGCAAGCGATATTAAAAATGACGATTGACCTGGGAAAAGATGCGTTATTAGTCAGTCATCGAAATATACGCAAAGGTGGGGTATGGGGATTATTTGGGCAAAAAATGGTTGAGGTAACAGCGGCTGTGCCAATGAAATCTGTTCCTGTGCCACCAACTTTACCTAAAACATCTCAAATCATCACCTCGTCTGCTACCCCGCCCCCGGCACAACGAGTCATCTATTCTACTCCAACTCCACCTCAACCTTCTATTTACTACCCATCTCCAAAACCATCACCTCCCCTAAAGGGAAAAGAGGTAGATACTACTTCGGCTGTCCATAAAGAACTTCTGGAGATAAAGGCAAAAATGGAGAGTATGCTTGGCGAAGTCCGAGGCGGCAAAGGACCTACTTACAAATATCCAGGTAAATCAGGAGAGTTATACATCCGATTACTCCAGAATGAAGTGGATGAAACATTATCTGAAACATTAATTAAAAGAGTAATTGCTGAATCACCAGGACCCCTTTTAGAAGACGAATATTATATCGAAGAAAGACTCAGGAATCATATTAGTAGTCTGATTAAAATAGGTAGTCCTATTCAACTTGTTGATGGTAGCCCAAAGATAATCTGTTTAATCGGTCCAACAGGCATTGGTAAGACAACAACATTAGCTAAATTAGCCGCAGATTTTGCCTTTGAAAAGCGTAAAAAGGTAGCGATTATAACCGTTGATACATACCGTATTGCGGCTGTCGAGCAACTCAAGGCTTATGCCGAGATATTAAATCTACCATTAGAGGTCGTATTTACGCCTTCTGAATTTAAAACGGCTATTGATAAATCCTCTGAGTCTAATCTGATTTTGATTGATACCGCCGGCAGGTCTCAACGAAATTCTATGCAATTGGTTGAACTAAAAAGCTTTATTGATTCCGCAGGCTATCGCCTTGAGATTTTTCTACTATTAAGTGCCACAACCAAGGATAAAGAATTAATTGATATTGTTGATAATTTTAAAAAGGTCTCTTTTCATAAACTCATATTTACGAAATTGGATGAAACGGTTACCTTTGGTCCAATATTGAATCTTTCAACACAGATTCCACAAGGGATAGCTTATGTTACTACGGGACAGAATGTTCCTGAAGATATTGAAGAGGCTAATGCCAATAAATTGGCGAAATTGATTATACAGTAG